A region from the Cryptosporangium arvum DSM 44712 genome encodes:
- a CDS encoding phosphoglycerate kinase has protein sequence MKSLDDLLAEGVAGRRVLVRADLNVPLDGQRITDDGRIRAVLPTITALRDAGAKVIVFSHLGRPKGAPDPKYSLEPVAQRLDELLGAPVAFAADTVGPQAQEIVASVADGGVVLLENLRFNAGETSKDDAERKAFATQLSHFAGQNGAYVDDAFGAVHRKHASVHDLAELLPAYAGGLVRRELEVLRTLTGTPERPYVVVLGGSKVSDKLGVIDALLPKVDTLLIGGGMCFTFLAAQGHGVGDSLLEQEMIDTCKRLLSEGGDKIVLPTDVVLADDFSADANTKVVAADKLEDGWKGLDIGPASVELFASKLAGAKTVFWNGPMGVFELAPFAAGTKGVAEAVASVDGLTIVGGGDSAAAVRQLGIDEARFGHISTGGGASLEFLEGKELPGVAVLERA, from the coding sequence GTGAAGAGCCTCGACGACCTGCTCGCCGAGGGGGTTGCGGGTCGGCGCGTCCTGGTACGCGCCGACCTCAACGTCCCGCTCGACGGGCAGCGGATCACCGACGACGGCCGCATCCGCGCGGTGCTGCCGACGATCACCGCGCTCCGTGACGCCGGCGCGAAGGTGATCGTGTTCTCCCACCTCGGCCGCCCCAAGGGCGCGCCGGACCCCAAGTACTCCCTGGAGCCCGTCGCCCAGCGGCTGGACGAGCTGCTCGGTGCCCCGGTGGCGTTCGCCGCCGACACCGTCGGTCCGCAGGCCCAGGAGATCGTCGCCTCGGTCGCCGACGGCGGGGTCGTGCTGCTGGAGAACCTCCGGTTCAACGCCGGTGAGACCAGCAAGGACGACGCCGAGCGCAAGGCGTTCGCGACTCAGCTGTCGCACTTCGCGGGTCAGAACGGTGCCTACGTGGACGACGCGTTCGGCGCCGTGCACCGCAAGCACGCCAGCGTCCACGACCTGGCCGAGCTGCTGCCGGCGTACGCCGGTGGCCTGGTCCGCCGTGAGCTCGAGGTGCTGCGGACGCTGACCGGCACCCCGGAGCGGCCGTACGTGGTCGTGCTCGGCGGCAGCAAGGTCTCCGACAAGCTCGGGGTCATCGACGCGCTGCTGCCCAAGGTCGACACGCTGCTCATCGGCGGCGGCATGTGCTTCACGTTCCTGGCCGCCCAGGGCCACGGCGTGGGCGACTCGCTGCTCGAGCAGGAGATGATCGACACCTGCAAGCGGCTGCTGTCCGAGGGCGGCGACAAGATCGTGCTGCCCACCGACGTGGTGCTCGCCGACGACTTCAGTGCCGACGCCAACACCAAGGTCGTCGCGGCCGACAAGCTGGAAGACGGCTGGAAGGGCCTGGACATCGGCCCGGCGTCGGTCGAGCTGTTCGCGAGCAAGCTGGCCGGCGCGAAGACCGTGTTCTGGAACGGCCCGATGGGTGTGTTCGAGCTCGCTCCGTTCGCCGCCGGAACCAAGGGCGTGGCCGAAGCGGTCGCGTCCGTCGACGGCCTCACGATCGTCGGCGGTGGCGACTCGGCCGCCGCGGTTCGCCAGCTCGGCATCGACGAAGCGCGGTTCGGCCACATCTCCACCGGTGGCGGAGCCTCGCTGGAGTTCCTCGAAGGCAAGGAACTGCCCGGCGTCGCCGTACTCGAAAGGGCCTGA
- the tpiA gene encoding triose-phosphate isomerase produces MAKKVTFDRRPLIAGNWKMNLNHLEAISLTQKVAISLTEEQLGLVEVAVIPPFTDLRSVQTLVDGDKLLIVYGAQDLSPYDSGAYTGDISGAMLAKLGCTYVVIGHSERREYHNEDDALVNAKVKAAFKHGLTPILCVGEGLPVREESQHVAHCTTQLDAALAKIPADQVKDIVIAYEPVWAIGTGKVATPDDAQEVCGAIRARLAEKYSPEIANGIRVLYGGSVKAKNVAAIMAKPDVDGALVGGASIDADEFATIARFPEHATAAS; encoded by the coding sequence ATGGCGAAGAAGGTCACCTTCGACCGGCGTCCGCTGATCGCGGGCAACTGGAAGATGAACCTCAACCACCTCGAGGCGATCTCGCTCACCCAGAAGGTGGCGATCAGCCTCACCGAGGAGCAGCTCGGCCTCGTCGAGGTCGCGGTGATCCCGCCGTTCACCGATCTGCGTAGCGTCCAGACGCTCGTCGACGGCGACAAGCTGCTCATCGTCTACGGTGCGCAGGACCTGTCGCCGTACGACAGCGGGGCCTACACCGGGGACATCTCCGGTGCGATGCTCGCGAAGCTCGGCTGCACCTACGTGGTGATCGGCCACTCCGAGCGGCGCGAGTACCACAACGAGGACGACGCGCTGGTCAACGCGAAGGTCAAGGCCGCGTTCAAGCACGGGCTCACGCCGATCCTGTGCGTGGGCGAGGGCCTGCCGGTGCGCGAGGAGTCCCAGCACGTCGCGCACTGCACGACGCAGCTCGATGCGGCGCTGGCGAAGATCCCGGCCGATCAGGTCAAGGACATCGTCATCGCGTACGAGCCGGTGTGGGCGATCGGCACCGGCAAGGTCGCCACCCCCGACGACGCGCAGGAAGTCTGCGGCGCGATCCGGGCGCGGCTGGCCGAGAAGTACTCGCCGGAGATCGCGAACGGCATCCGGGTCCTCTACGGCGGCTCGGTGAAGGCGAAGAACGTCGCCGCGATCATGGCGAAGCCCGATGTGGACGGCGCGCTGGTGGGCGGCGCGAGCATCGACGCGGACGAGTTCGCGACGATCGCGCGCTTCCCCGAGCACGCGACGGCCGCGAGCTGA
- a CDS encoding thiamine diphosphokinase, with amino-acid sequence MIVVAGGEAPNADALAGLPADAFVVAADSGADGAHAIGLRVGLAIGDFDSASEGAAERVEAAGGRVERYPAAKDATDLELALDAALARRPGRIVVLGGAGGRFDHWLAVAFLLASPLYAGVAIQARWAEATVTVVRSSGTTLTGRPGDVLTLLPVHGPALGVRAEGVEWPLHDEDLAPGTTRGVSNVLTRTTARVSTREGVLLAVQPSERGQPVSPRTE; translated from the coding sequence GTGATCGTCGTCGCCGGGGGCGAGGCGCCGAACGCCGACGCGCTGGCGGGCCTGCCGGCGGACGCGTTCGTCGTCGCCGCCGACTCCGGGGCGGACGGGGCGCACGCGATCGGGCTGCGGGTCGGGCTCGCGATCGGTGACTTCGACTCCGCGTCCGAGGGCGCCGCCGAGCGGGTCGAAGCCGCCGGCGGGCGGGTCGAGCGGTATCCGGCGGCGAAGGACGCGACCGACCTGGAGCTGGCGCTCGACGCGGCGCTGGCCCGGCGGCCCGGACGCATCGTCGTCCTCGGGGGAGCCGGCGGCCGGTTCGACCACTGGCTCGCGGTGGCGTTCCTGCTGGCGTCCCCGCTCTACGCCGGGGTGGCGATCCAGGCCCGCTGGGCCGAGGCGACGGTGACCGTGGTGCGGTCCTCCGGCACCACGCTGACCGGCCGCCCCGGCGACGTCCTCACGCTCCTGCCGGTCCACGGACCGGCGCTGGGCGTGCGGGCCGAGGGCGTCGAGTGGCCCCTCCACGACGAGGACCTGGCCCCCGGCACGACCCGGGGCGTCTCGAACGTCCTCACGCGCACCACCGCTCGGGTGAGTACGCGTGAGGGGGTCCTGCTCGCCGTTCAGCCGTCGGAACGCGGTCAGCCGGTCTCGCCGCGGACCGAGTAG
- a CDS encoding ABC transporter permease subunit, which translates to MAVAGVIARITTRGLLGRRRFFLLLPLPLLLIGATLIGRASGVSPDRWADPVLTQVGFAVVLPLIAMIVGTGVLGSELEDGSAVTILTTPVSRGTIVLTKLAVAIGITTLATAVPMFIAGVIVDSARLGVGLAVGAFVGTVAYSTLFVALSVVSRRPVLIALGYLVIWEGTLVSILSGVRWLSIRQFAVAVGDRVASTDLVTANLSALYAVLATAVLAVAATTLAIDRLSAYSVRGETG; encoded by the coding sequence ATGGCTGTGGCCGGAGTGATCGCTCGGATCACCACGCGTGGGCTCCTGGGCCGGCGCCGGTTCTTCCTGCTGCTGCCGCTGCCGCTGCTGTTGATCGGGGCCACACTGATCGGGCGGGCCTCGGGGGTCTCTCCCGATCGGTGGGCCGATCCGGTGCTGACCCAGGTCGGGTTCGCCGTGGTGCTGCCGCTGATCGCGATGATCGTCGGCACGGGGGTGCTGGGGTCGGAGCTGGAGGACGGCAGCGCGGTCACGATCCTGACCACGCCGGTCTCGCGCGGAACGATCGTGCTGACGAAGCTGGCCGTGGCGATCGGCATCACCACGCTGGCCACCGCGGTGCCGATGTTCATCGCCGGCGTCATCGTGGATTCGGCCCGGCTCGGGGTCGGGCTGGCGGTCGGCGCGTTCGTCGGCACGGTCGCGTACAGCACGCTGTTCGTGGCGCTGAGCGTCGTGAGTCGCCGTCCGGTGCTGATCGCCCTGGGCTACCTGGTGATCTGGGAGGGGACGCTGGTCAGCATCCTGTCCGGGGTCCGGTGGCTGAGCATCCGCCAGTTCGCGGTCGCGGTGGGTGACCGGGTCGCGTCCACCGATCTGGTGACGGCGAACCTGTCGGCGCTCTACGCCGTGCTCGCCACGGCGGTGCTGGCGGTGGCCGCGACCACGCTGGCGATCGATCGCCTGAGCGCCTACTCGGTCCGCGGCGAGACCGGCTGA
- a CDS encoding ABC transporter ATP-binding protein, translating into MSAPTVTRPEAPAHAVLEIEGVSRWFGNVVAVNDISMSIGTGVTGLLGPNGAGKTTLLHLMAGLLQPSRGSIRLGDAPVWRNPGIYASLGLVVDREDTYGFLSARELVEATAKLHRLPHARAAADRAIAMVGLGSAADRRIATYSKGMRQRARVAAALVHDPAVLLLDEPFNGMDPRQRLELMELLQRMGEAGRTVLFSSHILEEVEQVSQQIQVMVAGRLAASGDHRAIRRLMTQRPHEFRLASSDDRALGVALLGLECVSGVELEPPGLLVRARDYGAFTRALPPTARSAGVRLYQVLPADESLESVFSYLIEGGQ; encoded by the coding sequence ATGAGCGCCCCGACCGTCACGCGACCGGAAGCCCCGGCGCACGCCGTGCTCGAGATCGAGGGGGTCTCGCGCTGGTTCGGCAACGTCGTCGCGGTCAACGACATCTCGATGTCGATCGGCACCGGCGTCACCGGCCTGCTCGGGCCCAACGGGGCCGGGAAGACCACGCTGCTGCACCTGATGGCCGGGCTGCTGCAGCCCTCCCGGGGTTCGATCCGGCTGGGCGACGCCCCGGTCTGGCGGAACCCGGGGATCTACGCCTCGCTCGGGCTGGTCGTCGACCGCGAGGACACGTACGGGTTCCTGTCGGCCCGTGAGCTGGTCGAGGCCACCGCGAAGCTGCACCGGCTGCCGCACGCGCGGGCCGCCGCCGACCGGGCGATCGCGATGGTGGGGCTCGGCAGCGCGGCCGACCGGCGGATCGCCACGTACTCCAAGGGCATGCGTCAGCGCGCCCGGGTCGCCGCCGCGCTGGTGCACGACCCGGCCGTCCTGCTGCTCGACGAGCCGTTCAACGGCATGGACCCCCGGCAACGCCTGGAGCTGATGGAACTGCTCCAGCGGATGGGCGAGGCCGGGCGCACGGTGCTGTTCAGCTCGCACATCCTGGAGGAGGTCGAGCAGGTCTCCCAGCAGATCCAGGTGATGGTGGCCGGCCGCCTCGCCGCGTCCGGCGATCACCGCGCGATCCGCCGGTTGATGACGCAGCGACCGCACGAGTTCCGGCTCGCCTCCAGCGACGACCGCGCGCTGGGCGTCGCGCTGCTGGGCCTGGAGTGTGTCTCCGGCGTCGAACTGGAGCCGCCGGGGCTGCTGGTGCGGGCCCGCGACTACGGCGCGTTCACGCGTGCGCTGCCGCCGACGGCGCGCTCCGCCGGGGTGCGGCTCTACCAGGTGCTTCCCGCCGACGAGTCGCTCGAAAGCGTCTTCTCGTACCTCATCGAAGGAGGCCAGTGA
- a CDS encoding ABC transporter permease subunit, whose protein sequence is MTTGVIHDLGYQRYTGPRLGRGYAFRTLYAHTVRTAFGLGRGVKAKIFSWAIIGIIAAVAVVMTAIKAQTGEAVMNGPQFVDNMATLVILLLAAVAPELTSRDQQTRALGLYLARPLRRSDYALARLTGAITAIFLVLAGPLLIMFAGGALSTKDGASGVGDAAVDSAQGLAHAALSALVLTSISLLVASLIRRRAIAAAAVVAVFLIALPAVGVAQELGGSEGTTELVSMVSPPTALSYLSVWLYADGKVPYSDDQVVYGPLLLAYAVVVIAACTALLVARYRKVPA, encoded by the coding sequence GTGACTACTGGCGTCATCCATGACCTCGGCTACCAGCGTTACACCGGGCCGCGGCTCGGTCGCGGGTACGCGTTCCGCACGCTCTACGCCCACACCGTGCGCACCGCGTTCGGTCTCGGCCGCGGGGTGAAAGCGAAGATCTTCAGCTGGGCGATCATCGGCATCATCGCCGCCGTCGCGGTGGTGATGACCGCGATCAAGGCGCAGACCGGCGAGGCCGTGATGAACGGTCCCCAGTTCGTCGACAACATGGCGACGCTCGTCATCCTGCTGCTGGCCGCGGTGGCGCCCGAGCTGACGTCGCGGGACCAGCAGACCCGGGCCCTGGGGCTGTACCTGGCCCGGCCGCTGCGCCGCTCGGACTACGCGCTGGCCCGGCTGACCGGCGCGATCACCGCGATCTTCCTGGTGCTGGCCGGGCCGCTGCTGATCATGTTCGCCGGCGGGGCGCTCTCCACCAAGGACGGCGCGAGCGGCGTCGGTGACGCGGCGGTCGACTCCGCGCAGGGGCTCGCCCACGCCGCGCTGTCGGCCCTGGTGCTGACGTCGATCAGCCTGCTCGTCGCGTCGCTGATCCGGCGCCGGGCGATCGCCGCCGCGGCCGTCGTCGCGGTGTTCCTGATCGCGCTCCCGGCGGTCGGTGTCGCCCAGGAACTGGGGGGCAGCGAGGGCACCACCGAGCTGGTCTCGATGGTCAGCCCGCCGACCGCGCTGAGTTACCTCAGCGTCTGGCTCTACGCGGACGGCAAGGTCCCCTACAGCGACGACCAGGTCGTCTACGGGCCGCTGCTGCTGGCGTACGCCGTCGTCGTCATCGCCGCCTGCACCGCGCTGCTGGTGGCCCGATACCGGAAGGTCCCGGCATGA
- a CDS encoding ABC transporter ATP-binding protein, whose translation MTVITTRSLAKQYDGGVRALDDLSVTIDSAVVSGTGTTGGVVGLVGANGAGKSTFLKIVLGLLPPSSGTIEVLGLDPTVDGELVRARVGYMPEYDCLPPDISAAELVTHFGRISGLPKATARERASETLRHVGLYEERYRQIGGYSTGMKQRVKLAQALVHDPDLLLLDEPTNGLDPAGRDAMLDLVRRIGSEFGITVVICSHLLGEIERICDYLVALDGGKLLRADRVDAMTAGQDELVIEVDDGAEALAELLRSREIAATHDGRTVVVPLVDPRTYDQILDAVADLHLALHRLDQRRHRVAELFARAS comes from the coding sequence GTGACCGTCATAACGACTCGATCCCTGGCGAAACAGTACGACGGTGGCGTACGGGCGCTTGATGACCTGTCCGTCACGATCGACTCCGCAGTGGTCTCCGGAACGGGGACCACGGGCGGTGTGGTCGGCCTCGTCGGTGCGAACGGCGCCGGGAAGTCGACGTTCCTCAAGATCGTCCTCGGTCTGCTGCCGCCCTCCAGCGGCACCATCGAGGTCCTGGGGCTCGACCCCACCGTCGACGGCGAGCTCGTCCGCGCCCGGGTCGGGTACATGCCCGAATACGACTGCCTGCCGCCGGACATCTCCGCGGCCGAGCTGGTCACGCACTTCGGCCGGATCAGTGGCCTGCCGAAAGCGACCGCACGGGAGCGGGCCTCCGAGACGCTCCGGCACGTGGGGCTCTACGAGGAGCGCTACCGGCAGATCGGCGGCTACTCCACCGGAATGAAGCAGCGGGTGAAGCTCGCGCAGGCGCTGGTGCACGACCCCGACCTGCTCCTGCTCGACGAGCCGACGAACGGCCTCGACCCGGCCGGCCGCGACGCGATGCTCGACCTGGTCCGCCGGATCGGCAGCGAGTTCGGCATCACGGTCGTGATCTGCTCGCACCTGCTCGGGGAGATCGAGCGGATCTGCGACTACCTGGTCGCACTCGACGGCGGCAAGCTGCTGCGTGCCGACCGCGTCGACGCGATGACCGCCGGTCAGGACGAACTCGTCATCGAGGTCGACGACGGGGCCGAAGCGCTCGCCGAGCTGCTGCGCTCCCGCGAGATCGCGGCCACGCACGACGGGCGGACCGTCGTCGTGCCGCTCGTCGACCCGCGCACGTACGACCAGATCCTGGACGCCGTCGCGGACCTGCACCTGGCGCTGCACCGGCTGGACCAGCGGCGTCACCGCGTCGCCGAACTCTTTGCGAGGGCCTCGTGA
- a CDS encoding Uma2 family endonuclease, with protein MTAAVGLYEPPDGWSDEELVQVPEGVHYEIEDGRLVVSPRPTFWHQEACRRLANVLEEQCPSQYWPVQEGEVRIYDGRVVAELRAPDILVVPRELTRRGAHRGWAHPHEVSLAAEVVSRHSYTPDRTTKVAVYAAWGIPLYLRLETEPEVICYAYRLGGNKTYEKPTEHRDLFTLEEPFQIQIDPALWR; from the coding sequence ATGACAGCCGCGGTAGGACTCTACGAACCCCCGGACGGATGGTCCGACGAAGAGCTGGTGCAGGTCCCGGAGGGCGTGCACTACGAGATCGAGGACGGTCGGCTGGTCGTCTCGCCCCGGCCCACGTTCTGGCACCAGGAAGCGTGCCGCCGGTTGGCGAACGTCCTCGAGGAGCAGTGCCCGAGCCAGTACTGGCCGGTCCAGGAGGGTGAGGTCCGGATCTACGACGGCCGGGTGGTCGCCGAACTCCGGGCTCCCGACATCCTCGTCGTCCCGCGCGAGCTGACCCGGCGAGGTGCGCACCGCGGCTGGGCGCACCCGCACGAGGTCTCGCTCGCGGCCGAGGTCGTGTCGCGCCATTCCTACACGCCCGACCGCACCACGAAGGTGGCGGTCTACGCGGCCTGGGGAATTCCGCTCTACCTGCGCCTGGAGACCGAGCCCGAGGTCATCTGCTACGCCTATCGCCTCGGCGGCAACAAGACCTACGAGAAGCCCACCGAGCACCGCGATCTGTTCACGCTCGAAGAGCCGTTCCAGATCCAGATCGATCCCGCCCTCTGGCGGTAG
- a CDS encoding Uma2 family endonuclease encodes MDEDDPIEPNPEAIVYRKRVRENIYRSLSTNTFRDADSIEDPDSFDVMTAIVGFESLSARPGPFGWTDDMLAEIPEGVRYEIEDGHLIVTPQPIPWHQDAGFIVTAALRENCPRDLIALYECEIRVLNDAGHIVQRRIPDVMVLPRALRERDAERGWIQPNEVPVAAEIVSTGSRVADRITKVGVYAEWGVGLYLRIEREPSVALYEYRLDPVTKTYLTPVEHAEVFETDDPYPIRIELAALR; translated from the coding sequence GTGGATGAAGATGACCCGATCGAGCCCAATCCCGAGGCGATCGTGTACCGAAAGCGGGTTCGCGAGAACATATACCGCTCGCTATCCACAAATACTTTCCGGGATGCGGATTCCATTGAGGATCCCGATAGCTTCGACGTCATGACCGCCATCGTGGGTTTCGAGAGCCTGAGCGCCAGGCCGGGGCCATTCGGGTGGACCGACGACATGCTCGCCGAGATTCCCGAGGGCGTGCGTTACGAGATCGAGGACGGACACCTCATCGTGACTCCGCAGCCCATCCCCTGGCACCAGGACGCTGGATTCATCGTTACGGCCGCTCTCCGGGAAAATTGTCCGCGCGACTTGATCGCGCTCTACGAATGCGAAATTCGTGTTCTGAACGACGCCGGCCACATCGTGCAGCGTCGCATCCCAGATGTCATGGTGCTTCCCCGGGCTCTTCGGGAGCGCGACGCCGAACGGGGATGGATCCAGCCGAACGAGGTTCCCGTCGCGGCCGAGATTGTTTCCACCGGTTCCAGGGTCGCCGACCGAATCACGAAAGTCGGCGTGTACGCCGAATGGGGCGTCGGGCTATATCTGCGCATTGAACGTGAGCCGTCGGTCGCGCTCTACGAGTACCGCCTCGATCCGGTGACCAAGACCTACCTGACTCCGGTCGAACACGCCGAGGTCTTCGAAACGGACGATCCCTACCCGATTCGGATCGAGTTGGCGGCGTTGCGCTGA
- a CDS encoding 3-hydroxyacyl-CoA dehydrogenase NAD-binding domain-containing protein yields MTTPEFADEVVTNAFVRYLALPGLDGEIALITLDNGKDHTRPSTFGPGGLASLNSALDEIEAHSPGVKAIAVTGKPFIFAVGADLDGVPRLTDREQALAIGRLGHATFARLRDASVPTFAFVNGAAMGGGIEIGLHCDYRTISSGAAALALPEVFLGLVPGWGGTWLLPNLIGAGNAVTVIVENALNQNKMLKPTQYLELGIGDVLFEPADFLERSLEWAAGVLRGDVEVARPEIDRGQAWDDAVAWGRAVADGKVHGASPAPYRALDLIAAARTSTFEDGTAAEDEALADLIMGDELRAGLYSFDLVQKRAKRPVGVPDRKLARPVTKVGVVGAGLMAGQLALLFARKLEVPVVLTDLDQARLDKGVGYVHGEIDKLLSRKRVSPDRANRLKALVTGSLTKDAFADADFVIEAVFEEIGVKQQVFADVEAVVSPSCVLATNTSSLSVTEMASRLQHPERVVGFHFFNPVAVLPLLEIVRAEQTDDASLATAFSVGKSLGKSCVLVKDAPAFVVNRLLTRFLGEVTRAIDEGTDLLEADRALEPLGLPMSPLLLLQLVGPAIALHVSETLHEAYPSRFYVSENMRTVVGAGKTAFLDWSSGSPVVDPAVAEIYGPRTGGPSADEIRERALAALAEEIRLMLDEGVVAAAQDIDLCMILGAGWPFHLGGITPYLDRVGVAEKVTGQRFLAPGVASLPA; encoded by the coding sequence GTGACGACCCCCGAATTCGCTGACGAGGTCGTGACGAACGCGTTCGTCCGCTACCTGGCGCTGCCCGGCCTGGACGGCGAGATCGCGCTGATCACGTTGGACAACGGCAAGGACCACACGCGTCCCTCGACGTTCGGCCCGGGCGGTCTGGCCTCCCTCAACTCCGCTCTGGACGAGATCGAGGCCCACTCGCCGGGCGTCAAGGCGATCGCGGTCACCGGCAAGCCGTTCATCTTCGCGGTCGGCGCCGACCTCGACGGCGTCCCCCGCCTCACCGACCGCGAGCAGGCGCTGGCGATCGGCCGGCTCGGCCACGCGACGTTCGCCCGGCTGCGCGACGCGTCGGTGCCGACGTTCGCGTTCGTGAACGGTGCCGCGATGGGCGGCGGCATCGAGATCGGCCTGCACTGCGACTACCGCACGATCTCCTCCGGCGCGGCCGCGCTCGCGCTGCCCGAGGTGTTCCTCGGACTGGTACCGGGCTGGGGCGGCACCTGGCTGCTGCCGAACCTCATCGGCGCCGGGAACGCGGTGACGGTGATCGTCGAGAACGCGCTGAACCAGAACAAGATGCTCAAGCCCACGCAATACCTGGAGCTGGGCATCGGCGACGTTCTCTTCGAGCCGGCCGACTTCCTGGAGCGGTCGCTGGAGTGGGCGGCCGGGGTGCTGCGTGGAGACGTCGAGGTCGCGCGCCCGGAGATCGACCGCGGGCAAGCCTGGGACGACGCCGTCGCCTGGGGCCGCGCGGTCGCGGACGGCAAGGTGCACGGCGCCTCCCCGGCGCCGTACCGGGCCCTCGACCTGATCGCCGCGGCCAGGACGTCGACGTTCGAGGACGGCACCGCCGCCGAGGACGAGGCGCTCGCCGACCTGATCATGGGCGACGAGCTGCGCGCCGGCCTGTACTCGTTCGACCTGGTGCAGAAGCGCGCGAAGCGCCCGGTCGGGGTGCCGGACCGGAAGCTCGCCCGGCCGGTGACGAAGGTGGGCGTGGTCGGCGCCGGGCTGATGGCCGGTCAGCTCGCGCTGCTGTTCGCGCGCAAGCTCGAGGTGCCGGTCGTGCTGACCGACCTCGACCAGGCCCGCCTGGACAAGGGCGTCGGCTACGTGCACGGCGAGATCGACAAGCTGCTCTCGCGCAAGCGGGTGTCGCCGGACCGGGCCAACCGCCTGAAGGCGTTGGTCACCGGCTCGCTGACCAAGGACGCGTTCGCCGACGCGGACTTCGTCATCGAGGCGGTGTTCGAGGAGATCGGCGTCAAGCAGCAGGTGTTCGCCGACGTCGAAGCCGTCGTGTCGCCGTCGTGCGTGCTCGCCACGAACACCTCGTCGCTCTCGGTGACCGAGATGGCGTCGAGGTTGCAGCACCCGGAGCGGGTCGTCGGATTCCACTTCTTCAACCCGGTCGCGGTGCTGCCGCTGCTGGAGATCGTCCGCGCCGAGCAGACCGACGACGCGTCGCTGGCCACCGCGTTCTCGGTCGGCAAGTCGCTGGGTAAGTCGTGCGTGCTGGTCAAGGACGCCCCGGCGTTCGTGGTCAACCGGTTGCTGACCCGGTTCCTGGGCGAGGTCACGCGCGCGATCGACGAGGGCACCGACCTGCTGGAGGCCGACCGGGCGCTGGAGCCGCTGGGGCTGCCGATGAGCCCACTGCTGCTGTTGCAGCTGGTGGGTCCGGCGATCGCGCTGCACGTGTCCGAGACGCTGCACGAGGCGTACCCCTCGCGGTTCTACGTGTCGGAGAACATGCGCACGGTGGTCGGGGCGGGCAAGACCGCGTTCCTCGACTGGTCGAGCGGTTCGCCGGTCGTCGATCCGGCGGTGGCCGAGATCTACGGCCCGCGGACCGGCGGGCCGTCCGCGGACGAGATCCGTGAGCGGGCGCTCGCGGCGCTGGCCGAGGAGATCCGGCTGATGCTGGACGAGGGCGTGGTCGCGGCGGCGCAGGACATCGACCTGTGCATGATCCTCGGCGCGGGCTGGCCGTTCCATCTCGGCGGCATCACGCCGTACCTGGACCGCGTCGGCGTCGCGGAGAAGGTGACCGGCCAGCGTTTCCTGGCCCCCGGAGTAGCCAGCCTCCCGGCCTGA